The DNA segment TACGCGGAAGTGCACATGAAAGTACCGGCGCAAGCCTCGGCGTTTCTGCTGCCGGTGAGCGCGCTGATGTTTCGCTCTGAAGGTTTACGAGTGGTGACAGTGGGAGAAGGAAATCGTGTTCAACTGCGGCAGGTAACTCCGGGGCACGATTTTGGAGATCGGATGGAGATCCTTGCCGGATTGAACGCCAACGACTCGGTAATCGTGAACCCACCGGATTCCATCGTCGATGGCGAACAGGTCAGGGTTGCAACGCCCGCGCCGCAATCCGGGCAGCAGGCTCAAGGCGCCGCGCAGCAGCCGGGCGGTGCTCCGCAGCAGCAACAGGGCGGGCAGCACGCGGGAGGCAAACAGTGAAGAGCCTTTTCCAGCATGCCAAGTCCCGCTACAGATTCCACGCGAGCTGGCTCGTCGTGTTGTTCGGACCTCTTCTGCTCACCGGTTGCGCAGTGGGTCCGAAATATCAGCGACCCGCAATGGCGGAAGTTCCATCGCAGTATCTGGAGTCAGGCAACCTGAAAGTAGCACAGCCGAGCGACCAGATGATCCGCGGAAAATGGTGGGAAGTTTTTCAGGATTCGCAACTGAACGCGCTGGAAGGCCAGATTGAGGTCAATAACCAGACCCTAAAGCAGGCGCAAGCGCAATTCGCTCAGGCTCGCGCCATAGTTCGCTACAATCGCGCGGATTTTTATCCGACGGTGACCGGCGGATTCACGCCGACGCGCAACCGAATATCTGCCAACCGGGCTGTGAAAACGTTGTCGGGTCAAACTTACAACGACGTTCTCCTGGGTCTGGACGTCTCGTATGAGCCCGATGTGTGGGGTCGAGTGCGGCGAACGGTGGAAGCCAGCCGCGAAAATGCCCAGGCCAGCGCTGCGGATCTCGAGACGGTGAGGCTCAGTCTGCAGGCAGAACTCGCGATGGATTACTTTCAGATGCGCAGCCTGGATGGGGAAGAACAACTCTTGCAATCCACGGTTCAGACCTATCAGGAAGCTCTGCAGCTTACGTTAAACCGTTTTCACGGAGGGGTGGCATCCGAAGTGGATGTAGATCAGGCACAGACACAGCTAGAGACAACGCGAGCGCAGGCGATTGACGTGCAAGTGCAGCGAGCGCAGTTTCAGCACGCAATCGCGGTGCTGGCAGGCAAGCCTGCTTCCAGTTTCCAGTTGGCATTCTCTCCCTTGCAGGCGCCGCCACCGGTGATTCCGCCCGGACTGCCCTCGCTGCTATTGGAGCGTCGTCCCGACGTAGCGGGCGCGGAACGCAGGGCAGCGGCTGCCAACGCCAATATCGGGATTGCGCGCGCCGCTTACTTTCCGTTGATAAGCCTGAGCGCCTCGGGTGGGGTGGAAAGCGCCGCCATGAGCACGCTGTTTAATGGTCCCAGCGGCTTCTGGAACATTGGCGCTTCGGTAGTGCAGACCGTGTTTGACGCCGGGCGGCGTCGCGCGGCTTCTGATCAGGCCTATGCCGCCTACGATCAAAGCGCAGCGGCATACCGGCAGACTGTGCTTACAGCTTTTCAGGAAGTGGAAGACAACCTGGCGGCGCAACGAA comes from the Terriglobales bacterium genome and includes:
- a CDS encoding efflux transporter outer membrane subunit yields the protein MKSLFQHAKSRYRFHASWLVVLFGPLLLTGCAVGPKYQRPAMAEVPSQYLESGNLKVAQPSDQMIRGKWWEVFQDSQLNALEGQIEVNNQTLKQAQAQFAQARAIVRYNRADFYPTVTGGFTPTRNRISANRAVKTLSGQTYNDVLLGLDVSYEPDVWGRVRRTVEASRENAQASAADLETVRLSLQAELAMDYFQMRSLDGEEQLLQSTVQTYQEALQLTLNRFHGGVASEVDVDQAQTQLETTRAQAIDVQVQRAQFQHAIAVLAGKPASSFQLAFSPLQAPPPVIPPGLPSLLLERRPDVAGAERRAAAANANIGIARAAYFPLISLSASGGVESAAMSTLFNGPSGFWNIGASVVQTVFDAGRRRAASDQAYAAYDQSAAAYRQTVLTAFQEVEDNLAAQRILEDEGKTQEGAVAAAQKLLNQSMTRYTGGVTTYLEVLTSQSTALSDERVAVQILGRRMTAAVLLIKALGGGWDASQLPTFTEVSRRQAPGRTSTQSAAK